The following proteins come from a genomic window of Shewanella halifaxensis HAW-EB4:
- the caiD gene encoding crotonobetainyl-CoA hydratase: MSESLHVTRNGAILEITLDRPKANAIDAKTSFEMGEVFLAFREDPELRVAIITGAGERFFSAGWDLKAAAEGEAPDADFGPGGFAGLTEIFDLDKPVIAAVNGYAFGGGFELALAADMIICSENASFALPEAKLGIVPDSGGMLRLPKLLPPAIVNELMMTGRGMGAEEALRWGVVNRVVESDKLMDSARELAQQIAQGAPLAIAAIKEIYRETSELSVEEGYRHIRAGGLKNYPSVLRSEDALEGPLAFSEKRDPVWKGR; this comes from the coding sequence ATGAGTGAATCATTACACGTTACCCGCAATGGCGCTATTTTAGAAATTACTCTTGATAGACCTAAAGCCAACGCGATTGACGCAAAAACAAGTTTTGAGATGGGTGAGGTCTTCCTCGCTTTCCGTGAAGATCCTGAACTGCGTGTGGCGATTATTACTGGTGCAGGCGAGCGCTTCTTCTCTGCAGGTTGGGATCTAAAAGCCGCTGCAGAGGGTGAAGCACCTGATGCTGACTTTGGTCCAGGCGGATTTGCGGGTTTAACTGAAATTTTTGACTTAGATAAGCCGGTTATCGCTGCGGTAAACGGTTATGCATTCGGTGGTGGTTTTGAGCTAGCGCTTGCGGCCGATATGATTATCTGCTCTGAAAATGCCAGCTTTGCCCTGCCAGAAGCTAAATTGGGTATCGTACCTGATAGTGGCGGAATGTTGCGTCTACCTAAGTTATTACCACCTGCGATCGTCAACGAACTGATGATGACAGGCCGTGGTATGGGCGCCGAAGAAGCCCTACGTTGGGGCGTGGTGAATCGCGTGGTTGAGAGTGACAAGCTGATGGACAGTGCTCGTGAACTGGCTCAGCAAATTGCTCAAGGTGCGCCATTAGCTATCGCGGCGATCAAAGAGATCTATCGTGAAACTAGCGAGCTATCGGTGGAAGAGGGTTATCGCCATATTCGTGCTGGTGGTTTGAAAAATTACCCATCGGTACTGCGTTCTGAAGATGCATTAGAAGGTCCATTAGCCTTCTCAGAGAAGCGTGACCCTGTGTGGAAGGGTAGATAG
- a CDS encoding aryl-sulfate sulfotransferase has product MKLNKIMSAILTASVLTCSAISLSVNAAGNLPGTSSSAVAQGQLGFVYVDPYDFSPLVAVIDLGGKTITNATVSVKGKDRKGIDIDYPVSTTQLNTHNGIPVFGLYPDHLNEVEVSYKLDGKKIKETYKIRTNDIPHQHIDGQDRTQYEYEPIKVAKGFEDRFYLVDGQVITPDLRDKWDWKPTQNIIDTNGDVRWHLSADVIYDRPGGSMSFKQTRDGKLIFGQGLMFNQHNGFLSPYYAKYDFIGKPIFKRDLPRGYIGFSHEVTEMPNGNLLLRVGKKDYITPTGIKVDSIRDHVIEVNNNGEVVKVWDFNKILDPLRDDVLSSLDMGAVCLNVDVASAGKTMSAEELANEPYGDVAGVDTGRNWLHINSIGYDAEDDSIIISSRHQSAVIKIGRDDEVKWILGTPIGWEGDLADKVLIPVDKKGKKLKCDAKDCEGDFDWTWTQHTAWPVPERGTVTVFDNGDGRSLEQPALPTMKYSRGVEYKVDMDNMTVQQTWEYGKDRGYEWYSPITSITEFQPDHNTMFMASASAGLLESDKAPEHWITEVDPKTNEVKVEIKVKTLTKHEPGYRSTVVHPEAMFNQ; this is encoded by the coding sequence ATGAAACTTAATAAAATAATGTCAGCGATTTTAACAGCCTCGGTGCTTACTTGCTCGGCAATTTCATTATCAGTAAATGCTGCGGGAAATTTACCAGGTACTTCATCTTCCGCTGTTGCTCAAGGACAATTAGGCTTTGTCTACGTTGACCCTTATGACTTTAGTCCATTGGTTGCAGTGATTGATTTGGGAGGTAAAACGATTACAAACGCCACGGTTTCCGTCAAAGGTAAAGACCGTAAAGGCATTGATATTGATTATCCCGTCAGTACTACTCAGTTGAATACACATAACGGGATTCCGGTGTTTGGTCTCTACCCTGACCACCTTAATGAAGTTGAAGTCTCCTACAAGCTTGATGGTAAAAAAATTAAAGAGACATATAAGATCCGTACCAATGATATACCACATCAACATATTGATGGTCAGGATAGAACTCAGTATGAATATGAACCGATTAAAGTTGCTAAGGGGTTTGAAGATAGATTTTATCTAGTCGATGGCCAAGTCATCACACCCGATCTGCGTGATAAGTGGGATTGGAAACCAACCCAGAATATTATTGATACCAACGGTGATGTACGCTGGCACTTAAGTGCCGATGTAATTTATGACCGTCCAGGCGGGTCCATGTCATTTAAACAAACCCGTGACGGTAAGCTTATCTTCGGTCAGGGCCTGATGTTTAATCAACATAATGGCTTCCTGTCACCTTACTATGCCAAGTACGACTTTATCGGCAAACCAATTTTCAAACGTGATCTTCCTCGCGGCTATATCGGTTTCTCTCATGAAGTGACTGAAATGCCAAACGGCAACCTGTTGCTACGTGTGGGCAAAAAAGACTATATCACTCCAACAGGGATAAAAGTTGACTCTATTCGTGACCATGTAATTGAAGTTAATAACAATGGCGAAGTCGTTAAGGTATGGGACTTCAATAAGATCCTAGATCCATTACGTGATGATGTATTGAGTTCATTGGATATGGGCGCAGTGTGTCTAAACGTAGATGTAGCCTCTGCGGGTAAGACAATGTCAGCAGAAGAGCTAGCAAATGAGCCTTATGGCGACGTTGCCGGTGTAGATACAGGTCGCAACTGGTTACATATCAACTCTATTGGTTATGACGCAGAAGACGACAGCATCATCATCAGTTCTCGTCATCAATCAGCAGTGATTAAGATTGGCCGTGACGATGAAGTGAAGTGGATCCTTGGTACCCCTATCGGCTGGGAAGGAGATCTAGCAGATAAGGTACTCATCCCGGTTGATAAAAAGGGCAAAAAGTTAAAGTGTGATGCCAAAGATTGTGAAGGTGACTTTGACTGGACATGGACTCAGCATACCGCTTGGCCTGTACCTGAACGTGGCACAGTTACAGTCTTCGACAATGGCGATGGACGCTCTCTTGAGCAGCCAGCTCTACCGACAATGAAGTACTCTCGTGGTGTTGAATACAAGGTCGATATGGACAATATGACGGTTCAACAGACCTGGGAATACGGTAAAGACCGCGGCTATGAGTGGTACAGCCCAATTACCTCTATTACTGAATTCCAGCCAGATCATAACACCATGTTTATGGCATCAGCTTCAGCAGGTCTGCTAGAAAGTGATAAGGCTCCGGAGCATTGGATTACAGAGGTTGATCCAAAAACCAATGAAGTAAAAGTTGAAATCAAGGTTAAAACCCTGACTAAACACGAGCCGGGTTACCGCTCAACAGTAGTTCACCCAGAAGCCATGTTTAACCAGTAA
- a CDS encoding MaoC/PaaZ C-terminal domain-containing protein — translation MALKLEMQGQTYGPFVNEYTARDVMLFALGCGAGSDGKTDLDYVYEKQLKVLPIFAATQIVDAEVTKTIDYGFNWGGSLHWGFDLHIHQPLPTNPGKLSTKVLLKGLFDRGEGRGCLAQHIGETFDETGTKLFTNESWDCALYDGGFGGPKAPADIVEIPERAPDFEIEQDIPLNQALIYRLSGDDHPQHVDWEYAQEFGHPKPNLHGVSTAGVACRHIIQAMFPGEPERLTRFKTRLTKSLYPGARVKTQIWKWDDNCVHFRVMDANDPDTFYLNFGLVEWK, via the coding sequence ATGGCGTTGAAATTAGAGATGCAAGGGCAAACCTACGGCCCATTCGTTAATGAGTATACCGCTAGAGATGTGATGCTGTTCGCGCTGGGTTGTGGTGCTGGCAGTGACGGTAAAACTGATCTCGATTATGTGTATGAGAAGCAATTAAAGGTACTGCCTATCTTTGCTGCGACGCAAATTGTCGATGCAGAGGTGACTAAGACTATCGATTATGGCTTTAATTGGGGCGGATCTTTGCATTGGGGTTTTGACCTGCATATTCATCAGCCACTGCCTACTAATCCTGGCAAATTGAGCACCAAGGTGTTGTTGAAGGGGCTGTTCGACCGAGGGGAAGGACGCGGTTGTTTGGCGCAACACATAGGTGAAACCTTCGATGAGACGGGGACTAAACTGTTTACTAACGAGAGTTGGGATTGCGCGTTATACGATGGCGGCTTTGGCGGCCCAAAAGCGCCAGCAGATATTGTTGAGATCCCAGAGCGCGCGCCAGATTTCGAAATTGAACAAGATATTCCACTAAACCAAGCGCTTATCTACCGACTATCGGGCGATGACCATCCTCAGCATGTGGATTGGGAATATGCGCAAGAGTTTGGTCACCCAAAACCGAATCTGCACGGTGTTAGCACTGCAGGTGTGGCCTGTCGTCACATCATTCAGGCGATGTTTCCCGGTGAACCGGAGCGATTAACACGCTTTAAGACTCGGCTAACTAAATCCTTGTATCCCGGCGCAAGGGTCAAAACCCAAATTTGGAAGTGGGATGATAACTGTGTCCATTTCAGAGTGATGGATGCCAACGATCCTGACACTTTTTATCTTAACTTTGGTTTAGTTGAGTGGAAGTAA
- a CDS encoding disulfide bond formation protein B, producing the protein MSLQQRLKEFWGQFKATPADSLTHMQDHRPIWLVMVGGALFLILSAIFYFQLFLAMDPCELCVYIRFSQCCIVLAGLIILIDPRNHILKFLGLLLAWYAVIQGWMWSVELMKIHDAAHMVVDETMDFFAAAGDAAGSACSTDPRFPLNLPLDEWLPFEFAPTGGCGEDDWTLLGMNMAHYCIIAYTVFMVCLAPLTFGWVRSLKKLLPLKK; encoded by the coding sequence ATGTCATTGCAGCAACGATTGAAAGAGTTCTGGGGGCAGTTTAAGGCCACCCCTGCCGACAGCTTAACCCATATGCAAGACCATCGGCCCATCTGGTTAGTGATGGTTGGAGGAGCACTATTTCTTATTCTGTCGGCCATCTTCTATTTCCAACTGTTCTTGGCGATGGATCCCTGTGAGCTATGTGTTTACATTCGCTTTAGCCAGTGCTGTATCGTGCTTGCGGGTCTGATCATTCTGATCGATCCGAGAAATCACATACTCAAGTTCTTAGGTTTATTACTGGCGTGGTACGCAGTCATTCAGGGCTGGATGTGGTCTGTTGAGTTAATGAAGATCCATGATGCGGCGCACATGGTAGTCGATGAGACGATGGACTTCTTTGCTGCTGCAGGCGATGCTGCTGGCTCAGCTTGTTCAACCGATCCACGCTTCCCACTCAACCTACCACTTGATGAGTGGCTACCATTTGAGTTTGCTCCAACGGGCGGCTGTGGTGAAGACGATTGGACTCTACTGGGCATGAATATGGCACATTACTGCATAATCGCTTATACCGTATTTATGGTCTGTTTGGCGCCGTTGACCTTTGGTTGGGTTCGCTCACTGAAGAAGCTTCTTCCGCTTAAGAAGTAA
- the caiE gene encoding carnitine operon protein CaiE has translation MFEAQQLSSESCDLLRVKQFMPCYEFEGLIPVVDPSAYVHPTAVLIGDVIVEAGVYIGPNASLRGDYGRLILQRGSNLQDGCIMHGYCDMDTVVEPDGHIGHGAILHGCVIKRNALVGMNAVVMDGAVIGEDSIVAAMSFVKAGFQGLPQQLLMGQPAKVMRQVSEQDLHWKGLNTLEYQVLAQRSAKTMQPVTPLTQQEVNRPRLKGVTEVQPKAQQTQAG, from the coding sequence ATGTTTGAGGCGCAACAGCTAAGTAGTGAGTCGTGTGATTTATTAAGAGTAAAACAATTTATGCCCTGCTATGAATTTGAAGGATTAATTCCTGTTGTCGACCCGAGTGCTTATGTGCACCCAACAGCTGTGCTGATAGGAGATGTCATTGTCGAGGCTGGGGTGTATATCGGCCCCAATGCTTCACTGCGTGGTGATTATGGACGTTTGATTTTGCAGAGAGGTAGTAATTTGCAAGATGGTTGCATCATGCATGGATACTGCGATATGGATACAGTTGTTGAGCCTGATGGTCATATCGGCCACGGTGCCATTTTGCATGGCTGCGTAATAAAGCGTAATGCCCTCGTTGGAATGAATGCGGTGGTGATGGATGGGGCTGTGATTGGTGAAGATAGCATCGTCGCTGCCATGAGTTTTGTTAAAGCGGGTTTTCAAGGCCTGCCGCAACAGCTGTTGATGGGGCAGCCTGCAAAAGTGATGCGCCAGGTGAGCGAACAAGATCTGCATTGGAAAGGGCTTAATACGCTGGAGTACCAAGTATTAGCCCAGCGCTCGGCGAAAACAATGCAGCCTGTTACGCCGTTAACTCAGCAGGAAGTTAACAGGCCCAGATTAAAAGGGGTGACCGAGGTGCAGCCCAAGGCGCAGCAAACACAAGCCGGTTAA
- a CDS encoding LysR substrate-binding domain-containing protein, whose product MNNNIPLRALQVFESCARLESCSLAANELCITQSAVSQQIKLLEDYFLEKLFHRNAGKITLTESGLELRQRLAPVFYDLNSVCASLVPDMSNEVRVHSYNSLAARWLVPKMAKLRKEHPEFNINVGMFQDDVEMSDMIADIFIITRECQDGYTITPLVEEKLVAFCSPEYLQKHPEISLSTFHEQTLLYSKHKDYGVDWEGWFRDNKVAVGPLQRKIIFNHNMLAVQAAIFGQGIVLGLEQTLQVELDSGNLVKLDLPHCYTGWTYSIAYKSSRKRDARITKIVDWIIKEYAGSVS is encoded by the coding sequence ATGAATAATAACATCCCATTAAGGGCGTTACAGGTTTTTGAATCATGCGCAAGGCTGGAAAGCTGCTCGCTTGCTGCGAATGAGTTATGCATCACTCAGAGCGCGGTCTCTCAACAGATAAAGCTGCTTGAAGATTACTTCTTAGAAAAGCTATTTCACCGCAATGCGGGCAAAATTACTCTGACTGAATCAGGGCTTGAACTTAGGCAAAGATTAGCGCCGGTTTTTTATGATTTAAACAGTGTGTGTGCCAGTTTGGTGCCCGATATGTCTAACGAAGTTCGAGTACATTCTTATAACTCTTTAGCCGCCCGTTGGTTAGTACCTAAGATGGCTAAGCTGAGAAAAGAGCACCCTGAGTTCAACATCAATGTTGGTATGTTTCAAGATGATGTAGAGATGAGCGATATGATCGCCGATATCTTTATTATCACCCGCGAATGCCAAGACGGCTATACCATTACTCCGTTAGTCGAAGAGAAGCTGGTGGCTTTTTGTAGCCCTGAATATTTGCAAAAACACCCAGAGATCTCCTTAAGTACTTTCCATGAGCAGACACTACTTTACTCAAAACACAAAGATTATGGTGTCGATTGGGAAGGCTGGTTTAGAGATAACAAAGTCGCTGTCGGCCCATTACAGCGAAAAATTATTTTCAACCATAATATGTTGGCAGTTCAGGCAGCAATTTTTGGTCAGGGGATCGTGCTAGGCCTAGAGCAAACGCTACAAGTAGAATTAGACTCAGGAAACCTGGTGAAGTTAGATCTCCCCCATTGCTATACAGGCTGGACCTACTCAATCGCTTATAAGTCTTCAAGAAAGCGGGACGCCCGTATAACCAAGATTGTCGATTGGATAATTAAAGAATATGCGGGCAGCGTATCTTAG
- a CDS encoding thiol:disulfide interchange protein DsbA/DsbL: protein MKKTLSAIAATLFLSFGAHAATEGVEYQVLPEVAQFNAPNQVVKIYSINCPFCYKYEKAGIPNDKLMPAGSTLDQYHITSKPPFGVEKSTALAIAKEIKGEKTFKQLKDKYYDQYHVKKVKFKDADSTIAFTLDTLGMSRAEFDTHAQDPKVKQLMTKWDKGVEVAKIQGVPAITVNGKYLINTKSIRSMDMLKELIAELSAK from the coding sequence ATGAAAAAAACACTTTCCGCCATCGCAGCAACTCTATTTCTATCATTTGGTGCCCATGCAGCAACAGAGGGAGTTGAATACCAAGTATTGCCAGAAGTGGCTCAATTTAATGCCCCGAACCAAGTAGTGAAGATCTACTCGATTAACTGTCCTTTCTGCTACAAGTATGAAAAAGCAGGTATTCCTAACGATAAGTTAATGCCTGCTGGCAGCACTTTGGATCAGTACCATATCACCAGTAAACCACCTTTTGGCGTAGAGAAATCAACGGCATTGGCCATCGCTAAAGAGATCAAAGGCGAGAAGACATTCAAGCAATTAAAGGACAAGTACTACGACCAGTACCACGTCAAGAAGGTCAAATTTAAAGATGCCGATTCTACCATTGCATTTACCCTCGATACATTAGGCATGAGCCGCGCCGAGTTTGATACTCATGCTCAAGATCCAAAAGTAAAACAGCTAATGACCAAATGGGATAAAGGGGTTGAAGTTGCAAAGATCCAAGGTGTGCCTGCGATTACCGTTAACGGTAAATACCTGATCAACACCAAATCAATCCGTTCGATGGATATGCTCAAAGAGCTTATCGCTGAACTGTCTGCTAAGTAA
- a CDS encoding alpha/beta hydrolase, whose protein sequence is MPLDPKVALYLQQVRDSGAQAYEDMTPAESRRLDMNELTKTKADRVLEPVAAIEHSFIPGPTADLPIRIYRPKGDTSELQPAIIFIHGSGWVVSNIETNDHFSRALANRTGSVVIAINYQKAPEHKFPIPMDDCYASTLWIFEHATLLGLDSNRIGILGDSAGGNLAAAVTLRLRDEQGPKLAYQVLVYPAVQYGWQTPSAIAHAEGYLLQQASMKYYWGHYLRSEADAQNPYCSPLNALSHKDLPPTLIYTAEFDPLCDDGYLYARELQGSGVTVKYRCFDGVIHGFIKMLGVFDQADEFLDELKQDLLEI, encoded by the coding sequence ATGCCGTTAGATCCAAAAGTCGCACTGTATTTGCAACAAGTGCGTGATTCTGGCGCACAAGCCTATGAAGACATGACCCCCGCAGAGTCTAGACGCCTCGATATGAATGAGCTGACGAAGACGAAAGCCGATCGAGTGTTAGAGCCCGTGGCCGCGATAGAGCATAGCTTTATTCCTGGACCCACTGCAGATCTGCCCATTCGGATCTACCGTCCTAAAGGTGACACGAGTGAGTTACAGCCGGCGATTATCTTTATTCATGGCAGCGGTTGGGTGGTATCGAACATAGAGACCAATGACCATTTTAGCCGTGCCCTCGCTAATCGCACCGGATCGGTAGTGATCGCGATTAATTATCAAAAGGCACCTGAGCACAAGTTTCCCATCCCAATGGATGACTGCTATGCATCGACATTGTGGATCTTTGAGCATGCGACTTTGCTGGGATTAGACTCGAACCGTATCGGCATCTTAGGTGACAGTGCCGGTGGTAATTTAGCAGCGGCGGTGACGCTAAGGCTGCGTGACGAACAGGGGCCAAAATTGGCTTACCAAGTACTCGTTTATCCAGCGGTGCAATATGGTTGGCAAACGCCATCGGCTATCGCTCATGCAGAAGGTTATCTATTGCAACAGGCCAGTATGAAGTATTACTGGGGCCACTACCTGCGTAGCGAAGCCGACGCACAAAATCCCTATTGTTCACCGCTGAATGCCCTGAGCCACAAAGATCTGCCGCCAACACTTATCTATACCGCAGAGTTTGATCCATTATGCGATGACGGCTATCTCTATGCCCGAGAATTACAAGGCAGTGGTGTTACAGTCAAATACCGCTGTTTTGACGGCGTGATCCATGGGTTTATTAAGATGCTTGGGGTGTTTGATCAGGCCGATGAGTTTCTAGATGAACTTAAGCAAGATCTGTTAGAGATCTAG